The genomic region TAGAGACAGCATCTGGAATTAAAGGCGATCGAGCTTTTCTATTGTAGTTTATTCTTAGGTACGTTGTTGCGCTTCAGCGCTCTTTAAGATAGCGCTAAAGCGCAACAACGTACCTAAGATCGCACTTTTTTATTCCGGCAATTCGCCAAATCTTTCCCGATATCTAGCCACTAATTCTTCAGCTTGCCTTGACCTTTCTTCTGCTGTCAGATAGCGATTACCTCGCTCATCAAACCAATACAATACCTCAAGTTGCGATTCCCCGTCAGAATATCGACCTCTACCAATCCCTAAACCTATTTCCGGCATCCAAAAAGGCTCGCCAATTTGCTGTTCGTACTCGCCATTAACTAAGCGATAAATTTCCAAAGGTTGATGTTGGTCGCGCCGCCAATAGTAAGGGTTATAAACAACATAATACAATACTCCTAATTTGGCATAAATATCCAGCTTTTTATCATATTCGCCGCCGTAAGTTTGAGAGACTATCTCTAGTGCGAAAATCGGGGGAATATTATTTTCTTCCCAAACCACATAACTTACGCGCAAAGTATCGCCTTTAAACCGTTCCACTCCTAAACTCAAGAAACCGTCGGGAACAACGGGTACGAGATGACTAACTCCCGTCGTGTGATATACTGCCATATCTATGCCAAAGAACCAATCATTGCGCTGGTTCCAGTAGAATTTGAGCAGGAATAAAAGTAAATTGGGAATAAAGTTTTGATTTTCGTTATCCACAGGAGTATCGTCAGAATTAGGGAGTTCAGCACCAGTTGGTAAGCGGATTTCTTGATTAAACTGTACCATAATAGGCTGGCAGATAATTGATTAATTAATTGTATCATTAAGAAAGCAGTCTGCACAGAAACCGGGTTTCTATTTTTCGTGCAATTCCGGTATAATAGTTGACATCTATTTGC from Argonema galeatum A003/A1 harbors:
- a CDS encoding Uma2 family endonuclease; protein product: MVQFNQEIRLPTGAELPNSDDTPVDNENQNFIPNLLLFLLKFYWNQRNDWFFGIDMAVYHTTGVSHLVPVVPDGFLSLGVERFKGDTLRVSYVVWEENNIPPIFALEIVSQTYGGEYDKKLDIYAKLGVLYYVVYNPYYWRRDQHQPLEIYRLVNGEYEQQIGEPFWMPEIGLGIGRGRYSDGESQLEVLYWFDERGNRYLTAEERSRQAEELVARYRERFGELPE